Part of the Geodermatophilus obscurus DSM 43160 genome is shown below.
GTGCTCATCGCGCCGGTCTCCTTCCACCGCACCCTGTTCCGGCAGCGGCGCAAGCAGCAGCTGGTCGCCTTCGCCGACGCCGCGCTGGTCGTCGGGCTGGCGCTGCTGCTCCTGGGCATCGCGGCGGCGGTCCTGCTGGTGCTCGACGTCGTCCTCGGCCGGTGGCCGGCGGTCGCCTGCTGCGCCTTCGTGGTGGTGCTCGGCGCAGTGGCCTGGTACCTGCTGCCGCTGCGCCAGCGCCGGCCGTCCGACGGCTGAGGACCGGTTCTGGTAGAGCTGCCCGGGTGAGCGTCACCGTCGTCGGCAGCCTCAACGAGGACGTGCTGGTCCGCGTGCACCGCCTGCCCGGCCGCGGCGAGACCGTCGTCGGCCGCGGGACCGTGCTGGCGCCCGGAGGCAAGGGCGCGAACCAGGCGGCGGCCGCCGGGCGGCTCGGCGGCGGGGTGGCGATGGTCGGCCGGGTCGGCGACGACCCGGCCGCCGACCGCCAGCTGGCGGCGCTGACCGCTGCAGGGGTCGACGTCACGGCCGTGGCGCGGACGCCGGGAGTGCTCACCGGCAGTGCGACCATCCCGGTCGAGGAGGGGAGCGGTGAGAACCTGATCGTCGTCGTCCCCGGCGCCAACGCCGAGCTGCGACCGGGGGACGTCGACGTCGCGGCGGTGCGCGACGCGCGGGTGGTGCTGCTGCAGCTGGAGGTGCCGCTGGAGACCGTGCAGGCGGCGACCGCGGTGGCCGCGGGCACCGTCGTCCTCACCCCGGCGCCGCCGCAGCCGCTGGCGGCGGACCTGCTCGCGCGGGTCGACGTCCTGGTGCCCAACGAGCATGAGCTGGTGCAGCTGGCCGAGGCGGCCCCCGGGGACCGGACACCCGGCGAGCTGGCGGCGCTGGCGCGCACCCTGACGGGCGGCACGGTCGTGGTCACCCTCGGCGGGCGCGGCGCGCTGCTGGTGCCGG
Proteins encoded:
- a CDS encoding DUF6328 family protein produces the protein MARKRTDAAGAAVARGQTLEEVLDRNLAELLQEMRVAITGVQILFVFLLTLPFSARFEELGTFGTTVDAVTLLSTASATLVLIAPVSFHRTLFRQRRKQQLVAFADAALVVGLALLLLGIAAAVLLVLDVVLGRWPAVACCAFVVVLGAVAWYLLPLRQRRPSDG
- a CDS encoding ribokinase, whose amino-acid sequence is MSVTVVGSLNEDVLVRVHRLPGRGETVVGRGTVLAPGGKGANQAAAAGRLGGGVAMVGRVGDDPAADRQLAALTAAGVDVTAVARTPGVLTGSATIPVEEGSGENLIVVVPGANAELRPGDVDVAAVRDARVVLLQLEVPLETVQAATAVAAGTVVLTPAPPQPLAADLLARVDVLVPNEHELVQLAEAAPGDRTPGELAALARTLTGGTVVVTLGGRGALLVPDDGPALLQPPLPVRAVDTTGAGDAFCGALAVALAAGTAPAEAVATAVTAAAMSTTRPGARDALPDAAAVAAARSGLPPAVPVDQGG